A region of candidate division WOR-3 bacterium DNA encodes the following proteins:
- a CDS encoding oxidoreductase: MSKKPKIALYWCASCGGCEEAVVDLAEDILQVVEKAEIVFWPVAMDFKRKDVENLKDGEILVSFINGAVRTSEQEEMVKLLRKKSKIVIAFGSCAYTGGIPGLANSYSKEEIMNYYYKEGITVFNPEDKKPTPQYIEKNLSFEIPEFYERVYALDQVIDVDYYIPGCAPTRNVVKNSIFTLFSGNLPPKGSVLGASSKALCNECPLNDTKPEKITLKEFKRIDKNQPEKDKCLLIQGFACLGPVTRGGCEALCVKASYPCTGCFGPLDGIEDYGAKALSFLASLIDSKDEGEIENIINEWMPNPLGIVYKYSLPKSLIFETKNKKNGG; this comes from the coding sequence ATGAGTAAAAAACCTAAAATTGCTCTTTACTGGTGCGCTTCCTGTGGAGGATGTGAGGAAGCAGTAGTAGACCTTGCTGAGGACATTTTACAGGTAGTAGAAAAAGCAGAAATTGTATTCTGGCCAGTAGCAATGGATTTTAAAAGAAAAGATGTAGAAAATCTAAAAGACGGAGAAATTCTTGTATCTTTTATAAATGGAGCTGTAAGAACTTCTGAACAGGAAGAAATGGTAAAACTTTTAAGAAAAAAATCAAAAATTGTTATAGCTTTTGGCTCCTGTGCATATACTGGTGGCATACCAGGACTTGCTAACTCTTATTCCAAAGAAGAAATAATGAATTACTATTATAAAGAAGGTATAACTGTTTTTAATCCAGAGGACAAAAAACCAACACCACAATACATAGAGAAAAACCTTTCTTTTGAAATTCCTGAATTCTATGAGAGAGTTTATGCCCTTGACCAGGTTATAGATGTAGACTATTATATTCCTGGATGCGCCCCCACAAGAAATGTTGTTAAAAACTCTATTTTTACTTTATTTTCAGGTAATTTACCACCAAAGGGAAGTGTTTTGGGTGCAAGTAGCAAAGCACTATGTAATGAATGTCCTTTAAATGATACAAAACCAGAAAAAATTACCTTAAAGGAATTTAAAAGAATTGATAAAAATCAACCAGAAAAAGATAAGTGCTTACTAATACAGGGCTTTGCCTGTCTTGGACCTGTAACAAGGGGTGGATGTGAAGCTCTATGTGTAAAAGCAAGTTATCCTTGCACAGGTTGTTTTGGACCTCTCGACGGAATCGAAGACTACGGTGCCAAAGCTCTTTCTTTTTTAGCATCTTTAATTGATTCAAAGGATGAAGGGGAAATTGAAAATATAATAAATGAATGGATGCCAAATCCCCTTGGAATAGTTTATAAATATTCTTTACCTAAATCTTTAATTTTTGAAACAAAAAATAAGAAAAATGGAGGGTAA